One genomic segment of Alicycliphilus denitrificans K601 includes these proteins:
- a CDS encoding ABC transporter substrate-binding protein, whose product MSSFSCLNRRAALRAAGALALGGLPAARAAAAPLPRIVLSGPPAIVSAPLIHMAETNALAAVAAQTRFTSWRDPDQLRVMALGGKADVLAMPSNVAANLYNRGAGVTLLNISTWGALWIVTRDGARRTLADFRGEEIAVPFRGDMPDLMLQLLAARQGLDARRDFRVRYVPTPMEAMQLLITRRVRHALLAEPAVSMALRKTQSFPVGLIAPELHRGADLQQEWGRVFQRAPRIPQAGIAAVGAVRAQPAVLAAVAEAYARSVAWCRANPLECGRMVAARMDLLTPEAVADAVATSQLDAVPAQRARAEIDFFFQQLFARDPALLGGKLPDDKFFHTP is encoded by the coding sequence ATGTCATCCTTTTCCTGTCTGAACCGCCGCGCGGCGCTGCGCGCGGCCGGCGCGCTGGCCCTCGGCGGCCTGCCGGCGGCGCGCGCGGCCGCCGCGCCGCTGCCGCGCATCGTGCTCTCCGGCCCGCCGGCCATCGTCTCGGCGCCGCTCATCCACATGGCCGAAACGAACGCGCTCGCGGCCGTGGCCGCGCAGACCAGGTTCACGTCCTGGCGCGACCCCGACCAGCTGCGCGTGATGGCCCTGGGCGGCAAGGCCGACGTGCTGGCCATGCCGAGCAACGTGGCGGCCAACCTCTACAACCGCGGCGCGGGCGTGACGCTGCTCAACATCTCCACCTGGGGCGCGCTGTGGATCGTCACGCGCGACGGCGCGCGCCGCACGCTGGCCGACTTCCGCGGCGAGGAGATCGCCGTGCCGTTTCGCGGCGACATGCCCGACCTGATGCTGCAGCTGCTCGCCGCCAGGCAGGGGCTGGACGCGCGGCGCGACTTCCGCGTGCGCTACGTGCCCACGCCCATGGAGGCCATGCAGCTGCTCATCACGCGCCGCGTGCGCCACGCGCTGCTGGCCGAGCCCGCCGTGTCGATGGCGCTGCGCAAGACGCAGTCCTTCCCCGTGGGCCTGATCGCCCCCGAGCTGCACCGCGGCGCCGACCTGCAGCAGGAATGGGGCCGCGTGTTCCAGCGCGCGCCGCGCATCCCGCAGGCCGGCATCGCCGCCGTGGGCGCGGTGCGCGCGCAGCCCGCGGTGCTCGCTGCCGTCGCCGAGGCCTATGCGCGCTCCGTCGCCTGGTGCCGTGCCAACCCGCTGGAGTGCGGCCGCATGGTGGCAGCGCGCATGGACTTGCTCACGCCCGAGGCGGTGGCGGACGCCGTCGCCACCAGCCAGCTCGACGCCGTGCCCGCGCAGCGCGCGCGCGCCGAGATCGACTTCTTTTTCCAGCAGCTGTTCGCGCGCGACCCGGCGCTGCTGGGCGGCAAGCTGCCCGACGACAAGTTCTTCCACACGCCATGA
- a CDS encoding Crp/Fnr family transcriptional regulator — MTFINVPAGRVAAADCARMQALLAANPMLSGAPAAALAELAQHARLRSHGDGQTLFFEGDVASHCLLVEHGAVEVLRFAACGNERMLHRFEAGDLVAEAAMFMPHGLYPMTARAAGPTRVWRLPRTAVRAACERHPALALRLLEALSLRLYRRVNEVDWLTRSNTPQRLATYVLALAGSQGERIELPTSQRQLAARLGVRAETLSRLFAQWQARGWIRGESRSWRLCDSNALRRLVPPGADPF, encoded by the coding sequence ATGACTTTTATCAACGTGCCCGCCGGTCGTGTCGCGGCCGCGGACTGCGCCCGCATGCAGGCGCTGCTGGCCGCAAATCCCATGCTGAGCGGCGCGCCGGCGGCGGCGCTGGCCGAGCTGGCGCAGCACGCGCGGCTGCGCAGCCATGGCGACGGGCAGACGCTGTTCTTCGAGGGCGATGTGGCCAGCCACTGCCTGCTGGTGGAGCACGGCGCGGTCGAGGTGCTGCGCTTCGCCGCCTGCGGCAACGAACGCATGCTGCACCGCTTCGAGGCCGGCGACCTCGTGGCCGAGGCAGCCATGTTCATGCCCCACGGCCTGTACCCCATGACGGCGCGCGCGGCAGGCCCCACGCGCGTGTGGCGCCTGCCGCGCACGGCCGTGCGCGCCGCGTGCGAACGCCACCCGGCGCTGGCGCTGCGGTTGCTCGAAGCCCTGAGCCTGCGCCTGTACCGGCGCGTGAACGAGGTGGACTGGCTCACCCGCAGCAACACCCCGCAGCGCCTGGCCACCTATGTGCTGGCACTGGCCGGCAGCCAGGGAGAGCGCATCGAACTGCCCACCAGCCAGCGCCAGCTGGCCGCCCGCCTGGGCGTGCGCGCCGAAACGCTCAGCCGCCTGTTCGCGCAGTGGCAGGCCAGGGGCTGGATCCGCGGGGAGAGCCGCAGCTGGCGCCTGTGCGACAGCAACGCGCTGCGGCGGCTGGTGCCTCCGGGGGCGGATCCGTTCTAG
- a CDS encoding ABC transporter permease: MKLLWRLLRGMPAYLWSGWGAAASLLLFVALWELGAGLYGPLILPTPLDTLATLRGLVRAGEAWPELAITARRALTGLLLAAGVGSALGLLAGLSMTASMMARPWVTLLLGMPPIAWLVLAMLWFGAGDGTPVFTVFVACLPVVFIGALQGTRTLDHHLKDMARAYRLPWRMRLFDLYLPHVAAYLFPAWITALGSSWKVAVMAELLATSDGVGAALAVTRSHLDTSASLAWICAVVGSLLVLEYALLELVKRELERWRSAGGAPPSA; this comes from the coding sequence ATGAAGCTGCTCTGGCGCCTGCTGCGCGGCATGCCCGCCTACCTGTGGAGCGGCTGGGGCGCGGCGGCCAGCCTGCTGCTGTTCGTGGCGCTGTGGGAGCTGGGCGCGGGGCTGTACGGCCCGCTGATCCTGCCCACGCCGCTGGACACGCTGGCCACGCTGCGCGGCCTGGTGCGTGCCGGCGAGGCCTGGCCCGAGCTCGCCATCACCGCGCGGCGCGCGCTCACGGGCCTGCTGCTCGCGGCCGGCGTGGGCAGCGCGCTGGGGCTGCTGGCGGGCCTGTCGATGACGGCCTCGATGATGGCGCGGCCCTGGGTCACGCTGCTGCTGGGCATGCCGCCCATCGCCTGGCTGGTGCTGGCCATGCTGTGGTTCGGCGCGGGCGACGGCACGCCCGTGTTCACCGTGTTCGTGGCCTGCCTGCCGGTGGTCTTCATCGGCGCGCTGCAGGGCACGCGCACGCTGGACCACCACCTCAAGGACATGGCGCGCGCCTACCGCCTGCCGTGGCGCATGCGCCTCTTCGACCTGTACCTGCCCCACGTGGCGGCCTACCTGTTCCCCGCGTGGATCACGGCGCTGGGCTCGTCCTGGAAGGTGGCCGTGATGGCCGAGCTGCTGGCCACCAGCGACGGCGTGGGCGCGGCGCTGGCCGTCACGCGCTCGCACCTGGACACGAGCGCGTCGCTCGCCTGGATCTGCGCCGTGGTGGGCAGCCTGCTGGTGCTGGAGTACGCGCTGCTGGAACTCGTCAAGCGCGAGCTGGAGCGCTGGCGCAGCGCCGGCGGCGCGCCGCCCTCGGCCTGA
- a CDS encoding ABC transporter ATP-binding protein yields the protein MTTSPATPPPLLQVRGLHHAYGPTAVLQDIDLDLPAGRIAALVGPSGCGKTTLLHLCAGLLALQQGRIARPEAAVAVMFQQPRLLPWMATLDNIALGLRAQGVPRAQRRERARAAALALGLPEASLAQYPAELSGGMQSRAALARALVLEPALLLMDEPFSALDVGLRGQLHQLLLARQAQSGMAVLLITHDLMEAVRLADEVLVLAAAPGRIIARYRPPGEARARGEALVHRCAAQLLQHPEVRAAFGLPEQDAPDAAGTPPDEEGGGAWLQAPRCAAPRASHGC from the coding sequence ATGACGACCTCGCCCGCCACCCCACCGCCCTTGCTGCAAGTGCGCGGCCTGCACCATGCCTACGGGCCCACGGCCGTGCTGCAGGACATAGACCTGGACCTGCCCGCCGGGCGCATCGCCGCGCTCGTGGGCCCGTCGGGCTGCGGCAAGACCACGCTGCTGCACCTGTGCGCGGGGCTGCTCGCGCTGCAGCAGGGGCGCATCGCGCGGCCCGAAGCGGCCGTGGCCGTCATGTTCCAGCAGCCGCGCCTGCTGCCCTGGATGGCCACGCTGGACAACATCGCCCTGGGCCTGAGGGCGCAGGGCGTGCCGCGCGCGCAGCGCCGCGAGCGTGCGCGCGCGGCGGCGCTGGCGCTGGGCCTGCCCGAGGCGTCGCTCGCGCAATACCCGGCGGAGCTGTCGGGCGGCATGCAGAGCCGCGCCGCGCTGGCGCGCGCGCTGGTGCTGGAGCCGGCGCTGCTGCTGATGGACGAGCCGTTCTCCGCGCTCGACGTGGGCCTGCGCGGGCAGCTGCACCAGCTGCTGCTGGCGCGCCAGGCGCAGTCGGGCATGGCCGTGCTGCTGATCACCCACGACCTGATGGAGGCCGTGCGCCTGGCTGACGAGGTGCTGGTGCTGGCCGCCGCGCCCGGGCGCATCATCGCGCGCTACCGGCCGCCGGGCGAGGCGCGTGCGCGCGGCGAGGCCCTGGTGCACCGCTGCGCGGCGCAGCTCCTGCAGCACCCCGAGGTGCGCGCCGCGTTCGGCCTGCCGGAGCAGGACGCCCCGGACGCCGCCGGCACCCCGCCCGACGAGGAGGGCGGGGGCGCGTGGCTCCAGGCACCGCGCTGCGCGGCGCCCCGCGCCAGCCATGGCTGCTGA
- a CDS encoding copper chaperone PCu(A)C: MQTKQLTPRLALAAALLLSGLAHAQVSVQDAWVRATVPQQKATGAFMRLTATQDMRLVGASSPVAGVTEVHEMKLVDNVMKMRAIPALDLPAGQAVELKPGGYHIMLLDLKQPVAQGGTVPLTLVFEGKDGQRQSQELQAPVRALGAAAAPAGGHGKHGGH; the protein is encoded by the coding sequence ATGCAAACCAAGCAACTCACCCCCCGCCTGGCGCTCGCCGCCGCCCTGCTGCTGTCCGGCCTGGCCCATGCCCAGGTCAGCGTGCAGGACGCCTGGGTCCGCGCCACCGTGCCCCAGCAAAAGGCCACGGGCGCCTTCATGCGGCTAACGGCCACGCAGGACATGCGCCTGGTCGGCGCCAGTAGCCCCGTGGCGGGCGTGACCGAGGTGCACGAGATGAAGCTCGTGGACAACGTCATGAAGATGCGCGCCATCCCCGCGCTGGATCTGCCGGCCGGCCAGGCCGTGGAGCTCAAGCCAGGCGGCTACCACATCATGCTGCTGGACCTGAAGCAGCCCGTGGCCCAGGGCGGCACCGTGCCGCTGACCCTGGTCTTCGAGGGCAAGGACGGCCAGCGCCAGTCGCAGGAACTGCAGGCCCCCGTGCGCGCCCTGGGCGCCGCGGCCGCGCCGGCCGGGGGGCATGGCAAGCACGGCGGCCACTGA
- a CDS encoding multidrug effflux MFS transporter, translating into MHPDAPDLWRGPRWALAILLALLGMVGPFSIDTYLPAFPAISQALATTPVQMQQTLSAYLFAFAFMTLFHGSLSDSFGRRPVVLWGLAVFTLASMGCALSQSIGQLVVFRALQGLSAGAGIVVSRAVIRDIFPPTQAQRVMSQVTIFFGVAPAIAPMVGGWLSVHLGWHSVFWFLTGVGMLLWLANWRLLPESLPPQGRQRLHLGHLLRGYWELGTSPRFLLLALASGVPFNGMFLYVLSAPAFLGDLLGLAPTQFFWFFMTTISGIMGGAWMSGRLAGRIPPKRQIRHGFVIMLAMGLLNLGANLLFTAHAAWAMWPIGIFSFGWALMVPVVTLLVLDLYPQRRGMASSLQAFVGSTANGLVAGVVAPLVMHSTVLLALASLLMMGVGLLSWVYLHHRWPEIGRTAAHS; encoded by the coding sequence ATGCACCCTGACGCCCCCGACCTCTGGCGCGGCCCGCGCTGGGCCCTCGCCATCCTGCTGGCATTGCTGGGCATGGTGGGGCCGTTCTCCATCGACACCTACCTGCCCGCCTTCCCGGCCATCAGCCAGGCCCTTGCCACCACGCCGGTGCAGATGCAGCAGACGCTGTCGGCCTATCTGTTCGCCTTCGCCTTCATGACGCTGTTCCACGGCTCGCTGTCGGACAGCTTCGGCCGCCGCCCCGTGGTGCTGTGGGGGCTGGCGGTGTTCACGCTGGCCTCGATGGGCTGTGCGCTGTCGCAGAGCATCGGCCAGCTGGTGGTCTTCCGGGCGCTGCAGGGGCTGTCGGCGGGCGCGGGCATCGTGGTGTCGCGCGCGGTGATCCGCGACATCTTCCCGCCGACCCAGGCCCAGCGGGTGATGAGCCAGGTGACCATCTTCTTCGGCGTGGCGCCGGCCATCGCGCCCATGGTGGGCGGCTGGCTGTCGGTGCACCTGGGCTGGCACAGCGTGTTCTGGTTCCTGACCGGCGTGGGCATGCTCCTGTGGCTGGCCAACTGGCGGCTGCTGCCCGAGTCGCTGCCGCCGCAGGGCCGCCAGCGCCTGCACCTGGGCCACCTGCTGCGCGGCTACTGGGAGCTGGGCACGAGCCCGCGCTTCCTGCTGCTGGCGCTGGCCAGCGGCGTGCCGTTCAACGGCATGTTCCTGTACGTGCTGTCGGCGCCTGCCTTCCTGGGCGACCTGCTGGGCCTCGCGCCCACGCAGTTCTTCTGGTTCTTCATGACCACCATCTCCGGCATCATGGGCGGCGCCTGGATGAGCGGGCGGCTGGCGGGCCGCATCCCGCCCAAGCGCCAGATCCGCCACGGCTTCGTGATCATGCTGGCCATGGGGCTCTTGAACCTGGGCGCCAACCTGCTGTTCACGGCCCACGCCGCGTGGGCGATGTGGCCCATCGGCATCTTCTCGTTCGGCTGGGCGCTGATGGTGCCCGTGGTCACGCTGCTGGTGCTGGACCTGTACCCGCAGCGCCGCGGCATGGCCTCGTCGCTGCAGGCCTTCGTGGGCTCCACGGCCAACGGGCTGGTGGCGGGCGTGGTGGCGCCGCTGGTAATGCACTCCACCGTGCTGCTGGCCCTGGCGTCGCTGCTGATGATGGGCGTGGGCCTGCTGTCATGGGTCTACCTGCACCACCGCTGGCCCGAGATCGGGCGCACGGCGGCGCATTCGTGA
- a CDS encoding DUF2946 family protein: protein MESLRRTRYLARLLLACFAVALGVAMLSPLVHAGGMERVCSATDGPRWVAKGGNDSATDTRAHGLECALCLPSMLPPATVQALAAPRELAPCAAPAPRQAHVPPLSRAPFPPRAPPVQA from the coding sequence ATGGAGTCCCTGCGCCGCACCCGCTACCTGGCCCGCCTGCTGCTGGCCTGCTTTGCCGTGGCGCTGGGCGTGGCGATGCTGTCCCCGCTGGTGCATGCCGGAGGCATGGAGCGGGTCTGCAGCGCCACGGATGGCCCGCGCTGGGTGGCGAAGGGCGGCAACGACTCCGCCACGGACACGCGTGCGCATGGGCTGGAATGCGCGCTGTGCCTGCCGTCCATGCTGCCCCCTGCCACGGTGCAGGCCCTGGCAGCCCCCCGGGAGCTGGCGCCCTGCGCCGCGCCGGCGCCGCGCCAGGCCCACGTGCCACCGCTGAGCCGCGCGCCGTTTCCGCCGCGCGCCCCGCCCGTACAGGCCTGA
- a CDS encoding TonB-dependent receptor family protein yields MTSVPTPVCPLPVRVLAHSMACALALLALPAHAQQPAAELPAVTVRADGAGEGTAPLRPSAQAERERLERVPGGTNLALPQQESRLATLRDALDYQPGIVIQDFFGATDQPRLSIRGSGIQSNPLNRGVLLLQDGMPLNEADGSFIIGLIEPRNAALISARRGANTLTPGATTLGGEVDFQSLTGADERGSVRAEAGSFGRKALQGAVGLQGAQWDGRISVSGDRFDGYRHHSASQREALHANLGFQGAGGFENRTYLSWTDLDFDIPTVVPKDRVRTNPRGVMGDGNTPQDQLLNVYKRDPRREATQLRLANRSRWGSDALRQELGVYWQDTDDLFNNQTSYAITHSRTTGAQWQASGGAGGPLAWRAALGWSRSSMDRDLDATNPANGTQMQRFGAYDLTADNLQAQLGADWRLAPAWTLVGQWGWSRQSRDAASRLDGRALDQQWTFSTPKIGVNWTPAPTVRWWANLSRSQEAPTFWEIVAANVAPNAPAAASSELVRLKLQRATTFEVGGQGRWGEGTRALHWQLAVYRSQVADELMSTTDESGIKVGTYNYAGGTRHQGVEAGLSGSWPLGAAGGLEWRGSWTYSDFRFKEGIYAGNRIAGVPRHLINAEVLWRVATGSGTWRVGPSLRWMPTDTPTDHANTAGSEQDAYALLGFKLEWRSGPWTAYLLADNVTDRRYASSYAIRNQATAAQPGYLPGLGRNVAAGVTYKF; encoded by the coding sequence ATGACCTCTGTCCCGACCCCCGTCTGCCCGCTGCCGGTCCGTGTGCTGGCGCATTCCATGGCGTGCGCGCTGGCGCTGCTGGCGTTGCCGGCGCATGCGCAGCAGCCTGCCGCCGAGCTGCCTGCCGTCACCGTGCGCGCCGATGGCGCGGGCGAGGGCACGGCGCCGCTGCGCCCCTCGGCGCAGGCCGAGCGCGAGCGCCTGGAGCGCGTGCCCGGCGGCACCAACCTGGCCCTGCCGCAGCAGGAGTCCCGCCTGGCCACGCTGCGCGACGCGCTCGACTACCAGCCCGGCATCGTGATCCAGGACTTCTTCGGCGCCACCGACCAGCCGCGCCTGTCGATCCGCGGCTCGGGCATCCAGAGCAACCCGCTCAACCGCGGCGTGCTGCTGCTGCAGGACGGCATGCCGCTCAACGAGGCCGACGGCTCCTTCATCATCGGCCTGATCGAGCCGCGCAACGCCGCGCTCATCAGCGCGCGCCGCGGCGCCAACACGCTCACGCCGGGCGCCACCACGCTGGGCGGCGAGGTGGACTTCCAGTCGCTCACGGGCGCCGACGAGCGCGGCAGCGTGCGCGCCGAGGCCGGCAGCTTCGGCCGCAAGGCGCTGCAGGGTGCCGTCGGCCTGCAGGGCGCGCAGTGGGACGGGCGCATCAGCGTGAGCGGCGACCGCTTCGACGGCTACCGCCACCACTCCGCCTCGCAGCGCGAGGCGCTGCACGCCAACCTGGGCTTCCAGGGCGCGGGCGGGTTCGAGAACCGCACCTACCTCTCGTGGACCGACCTGGACTTCGACATCCCCACCGTGGTTCCCAAGGACCGCGTGCGCACCAACCCGCGCGGCGTGATGGGCGACGGCAACACGCCGCAGGACCAGCTGCTCAACGTCTACAAGCGCGACCCGCGCCGCGAGGCCACGCAGCTGCGCCTGGCCAACCGCTCGCGCTGGGGCAGCGACGCGCTGCGCCAGGAGCTGGGCGTGTACTGGCAGGACACGGACGACCTGTTCAACAACCAGACCAGCTATGCCATCACCCACAGCCGCACCACGGGCGCCCAGTGGCAGGCCAGCGGCGGGGCGGGCGGGCCGCTCGCCTGGCGCGCGGCGCTCGGCTGGTCGCGCAGCAGCATGGACCGCGACCTGGACGCGACCAACCCCGCCAACGGCACGCAGATGCAGCGCTTCGGCGCCTACGACCTCACGGCCGACAACCTGCAGGCGCAGTTGGGCGCCGACTGGCGCCTGGCGCCCGCCTGGACGCTCGTGGGCCAGTGGGGCTGGAGCCGCCAGTCGCGCGATGCCGCCAGCCGCCTGGACGGCCGCGCGCTGGACCAGCAGTGGACCTTCTCCACGCCCAAGATCGGCGTGAACTGGACGCCCGCGCCCACCGTGCGCTGGTGGGCCAACCTGAGCCGCAGCCAGGAGGCGCCCACGTTCTGGGAGATCGTCGCCGCCAACGTGGCGCCCAACGCCCCGGCCGCCGCCAGCAGCGAGCTGGTGCGCCTGAAGCTCCAGCGCGCCACCACGTTCGAGGTGGGCGGCCAGGGCCGCTGGGGCGAGGGCACGCGGGCGCTGCACTGGCAGCTGGCCGTCTACCGCAGCCAGGTGGCCGACGAGCTCATGAGCACCACCGACGAAAGCGGCATCAAGGTCGGTACCTACAACTACGCCGGCGGCACGCGCCACCAGGGCGTGGAGGCGGGCCTGTCGGGCAGCTGGCCGCTGGGCGCGGCCGGGGGGCTGGAGTGGCGCGGCTCGTGGACCTACAGCGACTTCCGCTTCAAGGAAGGCATCTACGCCGGCAACCGCATCGCCGGCGTGCCGCGCCACCTGATCAACGCCGAGGTGCTCTGGCGCGTGGCCACCGGCTCCGGCACCTGGCGCGTGGGTCCCAGCCTGCGCTGGATGCCCACGGACACGCCCACCGACCATGCCAACACCGCCGGCAGTGAGCAGGACGCCTACGCGCTGCTGGGCTTCAAGCTCGAATGGAGGAGCGGCCCCTGGACCGCCTACCTGCTGGCCGACAATGTGACCGACCGGCGCTACGCCAGCAGCTACGCCATCCGCAACCAGGCCACGGCCGCGCAGCCGGGCTACCTGCCGGGCCTGGGCCGCAACGTGGCGGCCGGGGTGACCTACAAGTTCTGA
- a CDS encoding IS5 family transposase (programmed frameshift), translated as MGRNKNKEISAALFKKVAPLLPVVVASAKGGRPRVSDEMALNGILFVLRTGIPWEELPQELGFGSGMTCWRRLRDWQAAGVWHRLHLLLLDELRGAGKLDFSRASMDAASVAKPPGGQHTGPNPTDRGKLGSKRHIITERQGIPPIFCVTGANRHDSVVFEQLVDALPTVRGCRGRPRRWPHKLHADKGYDFARCRAHLRKLGITARIARRGVERNDRLGRHRWVVERTHAWLAALGKLRTRFERRIDIHLALLSLACCIICVRHLAPFC; from the exons ATGGGTCGAAACAAGAACAAAGAGATCAGCGCCGCGCTGTTCAAGAAGGTCGCGCCGCTGTTGCCAGTAGTCGTCGCCTCGGCCAAGGGCGGTCGTCCACGGGTGAGCGACGAGATGGCCCTCAACGGCATCCTGTTTGTGCTGCGCACCGGCATTCCCTGGGAAGAGCTACCCCAGGAGCTGGGCTTCGGCAGCGGCATGACCTGCTGGCGGCGTCTGCGTGACTGGCAAGCCGCAGGCGTGTGGCATCGCCTGCATCTGCTGTTGCTAGATGAGTTGCGCGGCGCCGGCAAGCTGGACTTCAGCCGTGCCAGCATGGATGCGGCCAGCGTGGCCA AGCCCCCGGGGGGCCAACACACTGGCCCCAACCCGACGGACAGGGGCAAGCTCGGCAGCAAGCGCCACATCATCACGGAGCGCCAAGGCATCCCTCCGATCTTTTGCGTCACGGGCGCCAATCGGCATGACTCGGTCGTGTTCGAGCAACTGGTCGATGCCTTGCCGACGGTGCGCGGCTGTCGTGGCCGGCCCAGACGCTGGCCGCACAAGTTGCATGCCGACAAGGGCTATGACTTTGCGCGTTGCCGCGCCCACCTGCGCAAGCTGGGCATCACGGCGCGTATTGCCCGGCGTGGCGTCGAGCGCAATGACAGGCTCGGGCGTCATCGTTGGGTGGTCGAGCGCACGCACGCCTGGTTGGCTGCCTTGGGCAAGCTGCGGACTCGCTTTGAGCGCCGCATCGACATTCATCTCGCGCTGCTTTCTCTGGCTTGCTGCATCATCTGCGTTCGCCATCTTGCACCGTTTTGTTAG
- a CDS encoding 3-oxoacid CoA-transferase subunit A, which yields MINKQFSSAAEALADIPDGAVVGIGGFGNSGVPLDLIDALIDHAPHELTIVSNNAGGGEVGLARLLQAGLARKLVCSFPRSADSYVFDGLYRSGKLALELVPQGTLAERLRAAGAGIGAFFTPTAYGTVLAEQRETRVLNGKPQVLELPLHLDYALVKAECGDRWGNLTYRKLARNFGPVMAMAARCTVASVQSIVPLGELDPESVVTPGIYVRRVVERSAAIQIREAA from the coding sequence GTGATCAACAAGCAGTTCTCCAGCGCAGCCGAAGCGCTGGCCGACATTCCGGACGGTGCAGTCGTGGGGATCGGTGGATTCGGCAATTCTGGCGTGCCGCTGGACCTGATCGATGCATTGATCGACCACGCGCCGCACGAACTCACCATCGTCAGCAATAACGCAGGCGGTGGCGAAGTCGGCTTGGCCCGCCTGCTGCAAGCAGGGCTGGCGCGCAAGCTGGTCTGCTCGTTTCCACGGTCGGCCGATTCCTATGTGTTTGATGGACTGTATCGCAGCGGCAAGTTGGCGCTGGAACTGGTACCCCAGGGCACGCTGGCCGAGCGGCTCCGAGCCGCCGGGGCGGGCATTGGCGCATTCTTCACACCGACTGCCTACGGGACCGTGCTGGCTGAACAGCGCGAAACCCGCGTGCTGAACGGTAAGCCACAGGTGCTGGAGCTGCCCCTACACTTGGACTACGCGTTGGTCAAAGCCGAGTGCGGGGATCGTTGGGGCAATCTAACCTACCGCAAGTTGGCGCGCAACTTTGGTCCGGTGATGGCCATGGCCGCACGCTGCACTGTCGCGTCCGTGCAAAGCATCGTCCCGCTCGGTGAGCTCGACCCAGAAAGCGTCGTGACCCCGGGTATATACGTACGCCGCGTGGTCGAGCGCAGCGCCGCCATCCAGATCCGGGAGGCCGCATGA
- a CDS encoding Bug family tripartite tricarboxylate transporter substrate binding protein produces MNKTLAYCLLAALGLTSAAAPALAQDWPSKAITFVVGYPAGGPVDALARALGQRLSAELKQPVVIDNKPGANEIVASQFVARSKPDGYTLFVSTEAPLTQNQFLYKKLGYVPETDLVPISQLIHVPMVLAVRPDFPAETAKEFIARARARSNSEPVNYASAGVGGVTHLPMAMLGKNEGFRWNHVPYKGAAPILPDLMAGQVDATMLAVAFLGPYIVDKKIKGLAVSAEQRPKALPHVPTFKELGIKDVQAGFLIGLTGPKGLPPALAVRLANAARAVLQEQDFRDKYIDPYAYSVVASSPTAFALYLRNDRTVQEERVRASGATLD; encoded by the coding sequence ATGAACAAGACACTCGCATACTGCCTGCTGGCAGCCTTGGGGTTGACAAGTGCCGCAGCACCGGCGTTGGCACAGGATTGGCCCAGCAAGGCCATCACCTTCGTAGTCGGCTATCCGGCCGGAGGCCCGGTGGACGCGCTGGCCCGGGCTCTGGGCCAGCGCCTGTCGGCGGAGCTTAAGCAGCCCGTCGTAATCGACAACAAACCGGGGGCCAACGAAATCGTAGCATCGCAGTTCGTTGCCAGGTCCAAGCCCGACGGCTATACGCTGTTCGTCTCGACCGAAGCGCCGCTGACGCAAAACCAGTTCCTGTACAAGAAGCTGGGCTACGTTCCAGAAACCGACTTGGTGCCCATCAGCCAGCTGATCCATGTGCCCATGGTGCTGGCCGTCCGGCCGGACTTCCCGGCTGAAACCGCCAAGGAATTCATTGCTCGGGCGCGCGCTCGCTCGAACTCGGAGCCCGTCAACTACGCATCGGCCGGAGTCGGTGGCGTGACCCATCTGCCCATGGCGATGCTCGGCAAGAATGAAGGCTTCCGGTGGAACCACGTGCCATATAAGGGCGCCGCGCCCATCTTGCCCGACCTGATGGCAGGACAGGTGGATGCGACCATGCTGGCCGTGGCCTTCCTCGGCCCCTACATCGTCGACAAGAAGATCAAGGGTCTTGCCGTTTCGGCCGAGCAACGGCCCAAGGCACTGCCCCATGTCCCGACCTTCAAGGAGCTCGGCATCAAGGACGTGCAAGCTGGCTTCTTGATCGGACTGACGGGCCCCAAGGGCTTGCCGCCGGCATTGGCCGTTCGACTGGCGAATGCGGCACGGGCCGTGCTGCAGGAGCAGGACTTCCGCGACAAGTACATCGACCCCTACGCCTACTCGGTGGTGGCCTCCTCCCCCACCGCATTCGCTCTGTACCTCCGTAACGACCGCACGGTGCAGGAGGAACGCGTGCGCGCCTCCGGTGCCACCCTGGATTGA
- a CDS encoding YciI family protein has protein sequence MPYHIETWDDIERSHLRKELRQVHLAYVQQQAGIVLAAGAKLNDDGTDAGGGVYIVDVDTREEAERFIAGDPFHAHGLFREVRVQRWRKAFFDRQCLV, from the coding sequence ATGCCTTACCACATCGAAACCTGGGATGACATCGAACGCAGCCACTTGCGGAAGGAGTTGCGCCAAGTCCATCTGGCCTATGTACAGCAGCAAGCCGGCATCGTCCTGGCTGCGGGCGCCAAGCTCAACGACGACGGCACCGATGCCGGCGGCGGTGTCTATATCGTCGATGTGGATACGCGCGAGGAGGCCGAGCGCTTCATCGCCGGCGACCCCTTTCATGCCCACGGGCTGTTCCGCGAAGTGCGCGTGCAGCGCTGGCGCAAAGCCTTTTTCGACCGGCAGTGCCTAGTCTGA